DNA sequence from the Pedobacter schmidteae genome:
TAAAGCCCGGCAAAACATCCGATACAAATTCGGTCCCGCCATCATAGGGTTTTCCCGCTACAAAGACCCCTTCAATGTTGCGCACATATTTCAGCAAATACTGGAGTTCAGGATCAACAATCCAGTACTCCCGTACACCGTAAGCTTCATAAGTAGCAAATTTGTATTCCAGCTCTTTCTTTTGATTACCCGGTGACAAAATCTCGACAACAATATCTGGCGGTCCTACACAGCCCCTGCTGTCAATTTTTGCCTGGTCGCAAACCACACTGATATCAGGCTGTAAAACCGTATAAATCGAATCGTACCGTTTAGATGCATCCGGGAAACGCACATCAAAGGGTGCCGGATAGACTTTACAACGCTGGTGCTTCAGAAAAAAACACAGTTCGCCAGCAAGTCGGCCTGAAACCAGCTGATGAAATGGAGCAGGTGCAGCCATCTCAAAAATCTTCCCTTTGATTAGCTCCAATCTCTCTGCAAACTCCCAACGCAAATAATTCGCATACGAATAAGTACCCGAAACATCAATCTCAGCCACTTTGCTGATCACAGGCTCCTTTTTAACATACGGCTTATACCGCTTCTTCGGCCGTCCCTTTGTCAAGTAATCCTTTTGCTTTTCGCCAACAACCATATTGATTAATTTATTTTCACAAACAGAAACACAATTAACCAAAAATATTATTTTATACAATTAATAAAAATAATTTATTATGTATTAATAATAAAAATTTTGAGGAAATAAACCAAAAATTAGTTGCAGCCTATATCCGAACGATGCGCCCTATAGGGTTTTTCTTCACAATGTGAGCGATTCTTCACGCCTTATTCACACCTCCTTCACACAAAACCCACAAAAGGGTACTTTTTTGTGAAGGATATGTGTAGCATGTGTGAACCATGTGAGGAAAAGTCCTTAGCAACAACAAATTCTTTACATGCTTACTCAGTTTTCAGTCTTCACTTCTCAAAAAAAACAGCTATATTGCTGTTATCTAACTTAATACTCTAAAAAATGGGAAGAATTAAAAAAGGAATCCTTGGAGGATTCTCCGGAAAGGTGGGTACCGTAATTGGTGCCAGCTGGCGCGGCATCGATTATATGCGCGCACTGCCAAAAAAAAGCAATAAACCTGCAACAGCAAAGCAACTGAGCCAGCAAAACAAAATGACACTATTGAGGGGATTTTTACTGGCCCTGGATGAAATTATTGAACCCTGCTTTCAGAACAATAAAAAGCATACGCCAATGAATGATGCCCTTTCTTATAATCTGAAAAATAGTATCGCAGGAAATTACCCAACGCAAAGTATTAACTTTCCTCAGTTTCTATACAGCAAAGGAGATTTGATGAGCTGCTGGGCACCCAAAGCAATCTCGACAACAGCACATACGGTCGATTTCAGTTGGGAAAATGGAAGTTTTACTCCCCTTCGGGCGGCAGGTGATCAGGTAACTCTGGTGGTGTATAGTCCGGCGACAAATAATTTTTGCCATCTGACGAATGCAGCACTAAGGGCTGATCAACAAGCTCGATTGATTATTCCTGAAGATTTTAGCGGACATGTATTGCATTGCTACATCAGTTTCTATTCGGCAGACCGGAATTTGGCTTCTACCAATGAATATTTAGGCGAAATTGAGGCGCTGTAGCAGCAAATTACCTGATGTAAATTTGTAGGGCCGGCTATTGGGCTACCTGTTTTTTATGTACACTTTTAATGTGTACTTTTGCCGCTATAAGTATCCTTTATGAAGCAATATTTAGACTTAATGCAGCATGTGCTGGATCATGGCACGCAAAAGCACGACCGTACAGGCACCGGAACCATTAGCGTATTTGGCTACCAGATGCGTTTTAACCTTCAGGAAGGCTTTCCTATGGTGACGACCAAAAAACTGCACTTAAAATCCATCATTCACGAACTGATCTGGTTTTTGAGCGGGGATACCAATATCAAATATTTAAAAGACAATGGTGTAAAAATATGGGACGAATGGGCAGATGAAAATGGCGACCTCGGGCCTGTGTACGGCTCGCAATGGCGCTCCTGGCCTAAGCCTGATGGTAGCCATATCGATCAGATTGCGCAAATCGTAAACACCATCAAAAACAATCCCGATTCCAGAAGGATCATCGTTTCGGCGTGGAATGTAGCCGAGGTAGAAAATATGGCGCTCCCACCTTGTCACGCCTTTTTCCAGTTTTATGTAGCCGATGGCAAATTGAGCTGCCAGCTGTATCAGCGCAGTGCAGATATATTTTTAGGCGTACCATTTAACATTGCCTCTTATGCCCTGCTCACTATGATGGTAGCACAGGTATGCGGCCTGCAGTATGGCGATTTTATCCATACCCTTGGCGATGCCCATTTATACAACAACCATATTGAACAGGCTAAACTGCAACTGAGCCGCGATCCTAAAAAACTACCGGTGATGCACCTCAACCCGGAGGTAAAGGATATTTTGAACTTTAAGTTTGAAGATTTTACCCTGACCGGTTATGATGCCCATCCGCATATTAAAGGAGCTGTAGCCGTATGATCGTATCCTTAGTAGTGGCCATTGCCGAAAACAATGCCATAGGAAAAGACAACCAACTGCTGTGGCACCTGCCGGCCGACCTGAAACATTTTAAACAAATCACTACTGGTCATACCATTATTATGGGCCGTAAAACCTACGATTCCATTGGACGGCCCCTACCCAACAGGCGCAATATAGTGATCAGCAGAACTGCGGGACTACAGATACCTGGCGTTGAAGTAACGGGAAGTATAGCGGATGCCCTGGCACTTTGTGCAGAAGAAACTGAGGTGTTTATTATTGGCGGCGCCGAAATCTACAAATCAAGTATGGCACTTACTGATCGGATTTACCTGACCAGGGTACATCAATCTTATGCCGCCGATGCTTTTTTCCCCGAAATAGATGCAAACCTATGGGAAGAAACTGATATCGAAAAGCATCTTCCGGATGAAAAAAATAAGGTAGCTTACACTTTTTCGACACTTTTGCGCAAATAGTTGAGGCCCTATAATAAAAAATCAATAAGGTAGCCTATTAATTAAAAAAATAATTAGATTTGCCGACTTGTTAAAAAAATATATAGCATATATAGACTAATAATTACAAACAAATGCAGGGTAAAGGTTTTATTAAATTTATGGCAATACTATTAGGTATTGTCTGTGTGTATTCTCTCTCATTCAACTTTGTCACCTCAAAAGTTGAAAAAGACGCAAAAGCTTATGCTAAAGGAGACGTAGAAAAGGAAAAAGCTTATTTAGACTCGATGGCCACTGTGCCGGTTTATCCGCTTTTCGGTTTTAATTATCAGTTCTGTAAAGCAAAAGAAATTAACCTTGGGTTAGACCTTAAGGGTGGTATGAACGTAACGATGGAAATTTCGTTAGGTGAACTGGTTAAATCTTTGGCCGGAAATACCGACGATGCCAACTTTAACAAGGCTTTATCTACTGCGCAACAGCAATTGAACGCCGGCGGTAAAGATTACATCGCTTTATTTGTTAATGAATACGAAAAATTAGAACCAAACAAAAAACTGGCCGACTTTTTCTCTAATCAGGACAATGCAAAACTGTTAAAACCTAATGCAAGTAATTCGGAAGTAAAAAGCTTTTTATCAAAAGAAGCAACCAGTGCTATCGATCGCTCGTTCATTATCATCAGAAGCCGTATTGATGGTTTCGGTGTAGTGAGCCCGAACATGCAGAAACAAGAAGGTACCAACCGTATCCTGATTGAGATGCCAGGTGTGCAGGACAAAGAGCGTGTACATAAATTATTACAAGGTTCGGCCGAATTACAGTTCTGGCAAGTATATCAGAACGAGGAGGTATATCCTGTTCTTGAAAACATCAACAAAACACTGGCTTCAACTTTAAAAGATACTACAAGTGTTGCAGCTGCTGCAAAAGATACTTCAGCTAAAGCAGGAAGTAAATTAGCCGGTTTAGCTAAAAAGACAGATGCTAAAGATTCTACCAGCCTGAAAAATCAGGAGCTGTCAAAATCTAACCCTCTGTTTGCTGTATTAAACATTCCTACTTATCAAACAGAAAACGGTCAGCCTGCTTTACGCCCGGGACCAGTTGTGGGTTGGGTAGCACAAAAAGATACTGCTAAAGTAAATGCATTCTTCAAAAGACCAGAAATTGCAGCTATCGTTCCTCAGACTTACAAGTTTATGTGGAGTGTTAAACCTGCAGATTTAGGTCAGCAAACTCCAAGCAAAATTTTTGAACTGTATGCCATTAAAGTTACTTCTTTAGATGGCAAACCAGATTTAGGTGGTGAGGCAATCAGCGATGCACGTCATGATTTCGATCAGAAAGGACATCCTGAAGTAACCATGTACATGACTGGTGATGGCGCAGCAAAATGGAAAAAAATTACTGCAGAAGCTTCGGCTGATGTGAACAATAAAAAAGCAATTGCTATTGTTTTAGATAACACAGTATATTCTGCTCCTACGGTACAGAACGAAATCCCTAACGGTATTTCTTCTATCACCGGTAACTTTACACAAAACGACACCCAGGATTTAGCAAACATTTTAAAGGCCGGTAAATTACCTGCTCCGGCGCGTATTGTTGGTGAGTTTGTGGTAGGTCCTTCTTTAGGTGAAGTGGCTATTCACAACGGTTTGTTATCTTTCGTACTGGCCTTTGTAGTGATCCTGATCTTTATGGCGATGTATTACAACAAAGCCGGATGGGTAGCTAACCTTGCATTGGTGATCAACCTGTTCTTCATTATGGGTATATTGGTTTCACTGGGCGCGGTATTAACCTTACCTGGTATTGCCGGTATCGTATTGGTAATTGGTTTATCGGTGGATGCGAACATCCTGATTTTTGAGCGTGTACGGGAAGAGCTTAATTTAGGCAAATCTACTCCTGTTGCGATAAAAGAAGGTTTCAAACATGCGATGTCTTCTATCATCGACTCGAACGTTACCGTATTGGTTTTAGGTGTTATCCTTTATATCTTCGGTAGCGGTCCGGTTCAAGGTTTTGCTACTACACTTTGTATTGGTATCTTATCTTCATTATTCTGTGCAGTACTAATCTCACGTTTGGTATTCGACAGCTTACTGGATAAAAAAGCCAACATTTCATTTGGTAACAAATACACCATCCACGCATTTAAAAACATTGCCTTTAACTTCGTTGGACACAGGAAATTATATTATGCCATTTCTTCGGCCATCATTGTTTTAGGTTTCATCTTCTACTTTAAAAATGGAGGCTTAAACTTAGGTATCGACTTTAAAGGTGGTAGAACTTACATTGTACATTTCGATAAAGGAATGCACACTGAGGATGTGAAAGCCAAACTTTCTGAGGTTTTCCCAGAGTCGGAAACGATTGTAAAAACTGCTGGTGGAGATAATGAGTTAAAAATTACAACTACTTTCCATATCACTGATTCGGATATCCAGGCGGATAAAATTGTAGAAAATGCTTTAAAAGCAGGCCTTACCAAAACAGGTGTAAACTACAACATTGTAAGTAACGAAAAAGTTGGTCCTATTATCGCCAGCGACATTTTGTACAGTGCTTATGGCGCCATCCTGTTCTCTTGCTTAGTGATGTTTATTTACATCGTAGTGAGGTTTAAAAAATTGAATTATGGTTTAGGTGCGGTAATCGCGTTGTTCCACGACGTATTGCTGGTACTTTCTTTCTATACTATTTTAGATGGTGTACTTCCGTTCTCATTAGAAATTGGTCAGGATTTTATCGCAGCCATTCTAACGGTAATGGGTTATACCATGACAGAAACCGTAGTTGTATTCGACAGGATCCGTGAGAAGCTGGCCGAGTCGGGCAAAGAGGACCTGCATGGAAAAGAAAGAGAAAATCTGATCAACTTTGCATTAAACAGTACATTGAGCCGTACCATCCTGACTTCATTAACGGTATTCTTCGTATTGTTGGTGATCTTTATCTTCGGTGGCGCAAGTATCCGTGGATTTATTTTCGCCCTGTTAATTGGTCGTATCATTGGTACATACTCATCATTATGTATCTCTACTCCAATTGTATTGGACTTAGGTGAAGCCAAAGTAAAAGACAAAAAATAAATACATTTTAAGTATTACATACTTATGATAATTAAAGGCATCCTTTTTGGGATGCCTTTTGTTGTTATTTATATATTTACTGAAACCCAATATTATGGATCAATATTTTCCAAAAGGCAGCAAACCAAGAATTGTAATTGTAGGTGGTGGATTTGGGGGGATTGAATTGGCCAAAAAACTACGTAATGCACCAGTGGAGGTGATGATGCTGGATAAGCACAATTACCATACCTTCCAGCCTTTACTGTACCAGGTGGCCACAGGTGGACTGGAAGCCGATTCTATTGCCTTTCCCCTACGCAAAATTTTTAAAGGACAAAAAAACCTGACCTTCAGGGTGACTGAAGTACGTGGCGTAAAGCCAACGGAAAATACCATTGAAACCTCGATAGGTATTATTGAATATGATCATCTGGTGCTGGCTACCGGATCAACAAGTAATTTTTTCGGACAGGCTGAAATTGAACACCATGCCATGCCTATGAAGTCGATCCCCGAGGCATTGAACCTGCGTAGCTTAATTTTGCAGAATCTTGAAGCTGCACAAATTGCTGCAGATCCTTTGCAGCGGGCAAGGCTCCTGAATTTTGTGGTGGTAGGTGGCGGACCAACGGGTGTGGAAACCGCCGGTGCCCTGGCCGAGCTAAAAAAACATGTGCTTAAAAATGACTATCCTGACCTGAACATTGATGATGTAAACATCTATCTGATAGAGGGGTCGCCAGAACTACTGGGCGCCATGTCGGTACAGGCCCAGCAAAAATCGGCCGACTTTTTACAGGAATTGGGTGTGGTTATCATGAACAATGCCCGGGTTTCGGGTTATGACGGCGCGACTTTAAGTCTGCTGGATGGCCAACAGATCCCTTCGGCTACAGTAATCTGGTCGGCCGGCGTAAAAGGTGCGGTATTAGACGGATTGAATACAGAAAATTTGGTGAGGGGAAATCGCTTAAAAGTAAACGAAATTAACTTGGTGGACGGCTATTCAAATATTTATGCCATTGGGGATGTAGCTGCCATGATTACCGCCGAATTTCCAAATGGGCACCCGGGTGTAGCCCCTGCCGCCATACAACAGGGTAAACTGCTGGCTGCAAACCTGATCAACATCATAGAAAAGAGACCTGTTGTACCTTTTAAATATTTTGATAAGGGTGCGATGGCTACCGTGGGTAGAAACCGGGCGGTGGTTGACCTTCATAAAATCAGATTTCAGGGCGTATTTGCCTGGTTTACCTGGATGTTTGTACATTTGATGACACTGGTAGGCTTTAGAAATAAGCTGGTGGTATTTGTGAACTGGGTATGGAGCTATTTTAGCTACGACCGGGGCACAAGACTAATTATCCGCCCGTTTTTTAAAGAGAAAAGTATTGATGATGAACTAGAGTTAAATGATACAGCAAAAACCCATTAAACTGATCGAATGTCCGCGAGATGCGATGCAGGGCATTCACCATTTTATTGATACAGATTTGAAAGCAGCTTACCTGAACCTGTTGTTGCAGGTAGGCTTTGACACCATAGATTTTGGCAGCTTTGTTTCACCAAAGGCCATTCCGCAGTTGCGGGATACGGCCGAAGTATTGTCGAAGCTCGACCTTAGCCATACAAAGTCAAAATTACTGGCTATTGTAGCCAATTTAAGGGGTGCTCAGGAAGCCGCTACACACGCAGAGATCAATTACCTTGGCTTTCCTTTTTCCATTTCTGAAACATTCCAGCAACGCAATACCAATTCCAGCATTGCCCAGTCTGTTGATACGGTAAAAGAATTGCTGGAACTGTGCGATTCGCACAATAAAATTGCCGTAATTTATTTGTCAATGGGCTTTGGCAATCCTTATGGCGATGAATGGAATGCAGAAATTGTGGAACAGTGGGCCGACAAGCTGGCAGGACATGGTGCAAAAATCCTGGCTTTATCAGATACAACCGGGGTATCCTCGCCGGAAAAGATAAAAGCCATATTACCTGGCTTACTAAATCGTTTTGAGGATGTAGAAATTGGCGTACACCTGCACAGTACCCCCGGTACCCGTTTGGAAAAGATAGCTGCAGCCTATGAATGTGGCTGCAGGCGGTTTGACAGTGCTTTGAAAGGCTTTGGTGGCTGCCCAATGGCTACTGATGACCTGACCGGCAATATGGCTACAGAAGACCTGATGGCCTATTTAAACAGTAAAGGAGAGACTTTAGGTTTAAATATGGACAAATGGCAGGAAGCCGTACAGCTTTCTGCCCGGATATTTCTTTAAGCCTTTTTTACCATTTTCATATGTTGGATGCCGGCTTCTTCAAATTGCTCACCTTCGGCAATAAAACCAAAACGGGCGTACAAAGGCAAGGCATGCAATTGTGCATTGAGGTAAATGTAATGTGCAGTTTCGGGTAAATCGGCCAATGCCGCAGCCACCAGGGCCTGCCCTATTCTTTTCCCTCTAAATTCCTTTAATACCGCAAAACGCTCCAGTTTATAGCCTTGCTCTGTTTTACGCCAGCGACAGGCGCCACAGGCTGCTCCGTTCATTTCGGCCAGGAAATGGACAGACTCTTCTTCGTTTTCCCACTCCAGCTCTGGCGGGCAGTTTTGTTCGACCACAAATACCTGTTTTCTGACTGCAAATACTTTTTCCAGCTCTTCTTTATTTTTTACTTTATTTACCAGCAGTGCTTCCATGATCTTTATTTAGGGTTTGTTTTATCTTCTTTTTAATTTTGTTCAGTTCCTCTGCAGCATCAATAGAATGTGAAGTATGGATATCAACTTCTTCTTTTGCCAGAACTGCCAGGGTTACATAAAACTTATGGAGCTGGTCTAGCTCGGCCTCTGTCAGGTCTTCGATATCCACCATTCTGTTGCTCGCCCTTTCATGTGCGGCAATCAGCTCATTCAATTTCAGCTGAATTGCTTTACCATCTTTGTTTTGCGCCTTTTGAATTAAAAAAACCATCAGGAAGGTAATGATGGTGGTACCTGTGTTAATGACCAATTGCCAGGTTTCTGAATAATTGAATATGGGGCCACTTAATGCCCAGATGACCACAATGGCCATGGCGATAAGGAAAGCAGAAGAACTTCCTGTAAAGGAAGTTGCCGCATTGGCAAAACGTTCAAATAAGCTGTTGCTTTTTTTCTTTTTCATAAAACGCAGATCATTTTTTTTAAGTTCATCGTTAGGTGTTCAAGTACTTAATGAGGACAAAAAAAGCGCCATAAGGTTTGACCTCATGGCGCTTTTTTTTTTAAAATTACGCGGTTACTTACAGTTTGTCGCTTGCGTTTTTACAGTTCAGATCTTCAAATGCCTGCGTTAAACGTTTCACAAATTGCTCCTCACCTTTGCGCAACCAAACGCGTGGGTCGTAATATTTTTTGTTTGGTTTATCTTCACCATCCGGATTACCGATCTGGCCCTGAAGATAAGCTTCGTTAGCTTTGTAATAATCCAGGATACCTTCCCACATCGCCCATTGCATATCAGTATCGATATTCATTTTGATGGCTCCGTAAGAAATGGCTTCTCTGATTTCTTCCTGTGAAGAACCTGATCCGCCGTGGAACACAAAATTGATTGGTTTTTCGGCAGTTAGGTTAAACTTCTCTTTGATATAATCCTGAGAATTTTTAAGGATTACGGGCTGCAATTTTACGTTACCCGGTTTATATACACCATGTACGTTACCGAATGCCGCAGCAACAGTAAATTTATCACTTACTTTGCTCAGTTCCTCGTAAGCATAAGCCACCTCAGAAGGTTGTGTATACAGTTTAGAACTGTCTACATCGCTATTGTCAACACCATCTTCTTCTCCACCGGTTACACCCAGTTCAATTTCGATGGTCATACCCATTTTTGCCATACGGGCCAGATATTTGGCCGATATCTCCATGTTTTCTTCGATTGGTTCTTCCGAAAGATCAAGCATGTGAGATGAAAATAGTGGCTTACCATGTTCTGCAAAGAATTTTTCGCCGTGGTCTAGCAATCCATCAATCCATGGTAATAATTTTTTAGCGGCGTGGTCGGTATGTAAAACCACAGCAACACCATAATGTTCGGCAAGTAAATGAACATGTTTGGCCGCCGAAACAGCACCTAACACACATGCATTTAAATTGTCATTGTTTAATGTTTTTCCTGCATAAAACTGCGCACCTCCGTTAGATAACTGGATCATAACAGGTGAATTAACCGCTTTTGCAGTTTCCATCACTGCATTAATGGTATTGGTGCCTGTAACGTTTACCGCCGGTAAAGCAAATTGATGTTTTTTAGCCTGTTCAAACAATTCCTGAACAGCATCTCCGTAAATTACGCCTTTATAGCCTTTTAAACTCATTATTTTTAATTTTAGATATGCCGAAGTTATGAAAATTATGGCTTTAGGCAAATTAAAGTTATGCTAAACTTGCACAAGGTGTTCTGATTTTTTTTTGTTTCTTTGTACTCGCATTTTTCAACAAATAACATGGCTTGGTTTAAGAGAGAAAAAAAAGGTATCAGTACGTCAACAGAAGAAAAGAAAGAGGCACCCGATGGTTTATGGAACAAGTGCCCCAACTGTAAAAAAGCGTTACACAGTGCCGATCTGGTAGAAAATAAATATGTTTGCCAATACTGCAATTATCATTTGCGGGTTGGATCTAAAGAATACTTTGAAGTATTGTTTGACAACAATCAGTTTACAGAACTGTTTGCAAACCTGACCTCGGGTGATCCATTAAACTTTACAGACAGCAAACCCTATACGGAAAGACTGGTAGAAAGCCAGAATAAAACCGGTTTAAAGGATGCCATCAGGGCTGCTCATGGTAAAATAGAAGGTGAAGACCTGGTAGTTGCCTGTATGGATTTCAACTTCATTGGCGGATCTATGGGTTCGGTAGTAGGCGAAAAAATTGCCCGCTCCATTGATTATAGTATCAAACACAAAATCCCCTTCCTGATGATTTCAAAATCAGGTGGCGCAAGGATGATGGAAGCTGCATTCTCATTAATGCAGATGGCTAAAACATCGGCCAAGCTGGCCTTATTGAGCGAGGCTAAAATTCCGTACATCTCTTTATTAACAGATCCTACTACAGGTGGTGTAACGGCTTCGTATGCCATGCTGGGAGATATCAATATTGCTGAACCGGGTTCGTTAATCGGTTTTGCAGGCCCAAGGGTAATTAAAGAAACGATTAAAAAAGATTTGCCTAAAGGTTTCCAGACTGCCGAGTTTGTACTGGAACATGGCTTTTTAGACTTTATTGTCGACCGCAGGGCAATGAAAGCCAAACTGGCTGCATTCATCAAAATGATGAAGAATTAAAAATTAAGATAAAAAAAGAGAGGGGTTTGTATGATACAAACCCCTCTCTTTTTT
Encoded proteins:
- a CDS encoding thymidylate synthase, which encodes MKQYLDLMQHVLDHGTQKHDRTGTGTISVFGYQMRFNLQEGFPMVTTKKLHLKSIIHELIWFLSGDTNIKYLKDNGVKIWDEWADENGDLGPVYGSQWRSWPKPDGSHIDQIAQIVNTIKNNPDSRRIIVSAWNVAEVENMALPPCHAFFQFYVADGKLSCQLYQRSADIFLGVPFNIASYALLTMMVAQVCGLQYGDFIHTLGDAHLYNNHIEQAKLQLSRDPKKLPVMHLNPEVKDILNFKFEDFTLTGYDAHPHIKGAVAV
- the fbaA gene encoding class II fructose-bisphosphate aldolase → MSLKGYKGVIYGDAVQELFEQAKKHQFALPAVNVTGTNTINAVMETAKAVNSPVMIQLSNGGAQFYAGKTLNNDNLNACVLGAVSAAKHVHLLAEHYGVAVVLHTDHAAKKLLPWIDGLLDHGEKFFAEHGKPLFSSHMLDLSEEPIEENMEISAKYLARMAKMGMTIEIELGVTGGEEDGVDNSDVDSSKLYTQPSEVAYAYEELSKVSDKFTVAAAFGNVHGVYKPGNVKLQPVILKNSQDYIKEKFNLTAEKPINFVFHGGSGSSQEEIREAISYGAIKMNIDTDMQWAMWEGILDYYKANEAYLQGQIGNPDGEDKPNKKYYDPRVWLRKGEEQFVKRLTQAFEDLNCKNASDKL
- a CDS encoding dihydrofolate reductase yields the protein MIVSLVVAIAENNAIGKDNQLLWHLPADLKHFKQITTGHTIIMGRKTYDSIGRPLPNRRNIVISRTAGLQIPGVEVTGSIADALALCAEETEVFIIGGAEIYKSSMALTDRIYLTRVHQSYAADAFFPEIDANLWEETDIEKHLPDEKNKVAYTFSTLLRK
- a CDS encoding GNAT family N-acetyltransferase, with the translated sequence MEALLVNKVKNKEELEKVFAVRKQVFVVEQNCPPELEWENEEESVHFLAEMNGAACGACRWRKTEQGYKLERFAVLKEFRGKRIGQALVAAALADLPETAHYIYLNAQLHALPLYARFGFIAEGEQFEEAGIQHMKMVKKA
- a CDS encoding hydroxymethylglutaryl-CoA lyase, with the translated sequence MIQQKPIKLIECPRDAMQGIHHFIDTDLKAAYLNLLLQVGFDTIDFGSFVSPKAIPQLRDTAEVLSKLDLSHTKSKLLAIVANLRGAQEAATHAEINYLGFPFSISETFQQRNTNSSIAQSVDTVKELLELCDSHNKIAVIYLSMGFGNPYGDEWNAEIVEQWADKLAGHGAKILALSDTTGVSSPEKIKAILPGLLNRFEDVEIGVHLHSTPGTRLEKIAAAYECGCRRFDSALKGFGGCPMATDDLTGNMATEDLMAYLNSKGETLGLNMDKWQEAVQLSARIFL
- a CDS encoding Uma2 family endonuclease; protein product: MISKVAEIDVSGTYSYANYLRWEFAERLELIKGKIFEMAAPAPFHQLVSGRLAGELCFFLKHQRCKVYPAPFDVRFPDASKRYDSIYTVLQPDISVVCDQAKIDSRGCVGPPDIVVEILSPGNQKKELEYKFATYEAYGVREYWIVDPELQYLLKYVRNIEGVFVAGKPYDGGTEFVSDVLPGFRLNVGDLFED
- a CDS encoding low affinity iron permease family protein, with the protein product MKKKKSNSLFERFANAATSFTGSSSAFLIAMAIVVIWALSGPIFNYSETWQLVINTGTTIITFLMVFLIQKAQNKDGKAIQLKLNELIAAHERASNRMVDIEDLTEAELDQLHKFYVTLAVLAKEEVDIHTSHSIDAAEELNKIKKKIKQTLNKDHGSTAGK
- a CDS encoding DUF6266 family protein — translated: MGRIKKGILGGFSGKVGTVIGASWRGIDYMRALPKKSNKPATAKQLSQQNKMTLLRGFLLALDEIIEPCFQNNKKHTPMNDALSYNLKNSIAGNYPTQSINFPQFLYSKGDLMSCWAPKAISTTAHTVDFSWENGSFTPLRAAGDQVTLVVYSPATNNFCHLTNAALRADQQARLIIPEDFSGHVLHCYISFYSADRNLASTNEYLGEIEAL
- a CDS encoding NAD(P)/FAD-dependent oxidoreductase; translation: MDQYFPKGSKPRIVIVGGGFGGIELAKKLRNAPVEVMMLDKHNYHTFQPLLYQVATGGLEADSIAFPLRKIFKGQKNLTFRVTEVRGVKPTENTIETSIGIIEYDHLVLATGSTSNFFGQAEIEHHAMPMKSIPEALNLRSLILQNLEAAQIAADPLQRARLLNFVVVGGGPTGVETAGALAELKKHVLKNDYPDLNIDDVNIYLIEGSPELLGAMSVQAQQKSADFLQELGVVIMNNARVSGYDGATLSLLDGQQIPSATVIWSAGVKGAVLDGLNTENLVRGNRLKVNEINLVDGYSNIYAIGDVAAMITAEFPNGHPGVAPAAIQQGKLLAANLINIIEKRPVVPFKYFDKGAMATVGRNRAVVDLHKIRFQGVFAWFTWMFVHLMTLVGFRNKLVVFVNWVWSYFSYDRGTRLIIRPFFKEKSIDDELELNDTAKTH
- the secDF gene encoding protein translocase subunit SecDF; this encodes MQGKGFIKFMAILLGIVCVYSLSFNFVTSKVEKDAKAYAKGDVEKEKAYLDSMATVPVYPLFGFNYQFCKAKEINLGLDLKGGMNVTMEISLGELVKSLAGNTDDANFNKALSTAQQQLNAGGKDYIALFVNEYEKLEPNKKLADFFSNQDNAKLLKPNASNSEVKSFLSKEATSAIDRSFIIIRSRIDGFGVVSPNMQKQEGTNRILIEMPGVQDKERVHKLLQGSAELQFWQVYQNEEVYPVLENINKTLASTLKDTTSVAAAAKDTSAKAGSKLAGLAKKTDAKDSTSLKNQELSKSNPLFAVLNIPTYQTENGQPALRPGPVVGWVAQKDTAKVNAFFKRPEIAAIVPQTYKFMWSVKPADLGQQTPSKIFELYAIKVTSLDGKPDLGGEAISDARHDFDQKGHPEVTMYMTGDGAAKWKKITAEASADVNNKKAIAIVLDNTVYSAPTVQNEIPNGISSITGNFTQNDTQDLANILKAGKLPAPARIVGEFVVGPSLGEVAIHNGLLSFVLAFVVILIFMAMYYNKAGWVANLALVINLFFIMGILVSLGAVLTLPGIAGIVLVIGLSVDANILIFERVREELNLGKSTPVAIKEGFKHAMSSIIDSNVTVLVLGVILYIFGSGPVQGFATTLCIGILSSLFCAVLISRLVFDSLLDKKANISFGNKYTIHAFKNIAFNFVGHRKLYYAISSAIIVLGFIFYFKNGGLNLGIDFKGGRTYIVHFDKGMHTEDVKAKLSEVFPESETIVKTAGGDNELKITTTFHITDSDIQADKIVENALKAGLTKTGVNYNIVSNEKVGPIIASDILYSAYGAILFSCLVMFIYIVVRFKKLNYGLGAVIALFHDVLLVLSFYTILDGVLPFSLEIGQDFIAAILTVMGYTMTETVVVFDRIREKLAESGKEDLHGKERENLINFALNSTLSRTILTSLTVFFVLLVIFIFGGASIRGFIFALLIGRIIGTYSSLCISTPIVLDLGEAKVKDKK
- the accD gene encoding acetyl-CoA carboxylase, carboxyltransferase subunit beta, which gives rise to MAWFKREKKGISTSTEEKKEAPDGLWNKCPNCKKALHSADLVENKYVCQYCNYHLRVGSKEYFEVLFDNNQFTELFANLTSGDPLNFTDSKPYTERLVESQNKTGLKDAIRAAHGKIEGEDLVVACMDFNFIGGSMGSVVGEKIARSIDYSIKHKIPFLMISKSGGARMMEAAFSLMQMAKTSAKLALLSEAKIPYISLLTDPTTGGVTASYAMLGDINIAEPGSLIGFAGPRVIKETIKKDLPKGFQTAEFVLEHGFLDFIVDRRAMKAKLAAFIKMMKN